The genome window GCTAAGTAAGTGTTGCCGGTTATGAAAACTGTTTTGATTCGCTCCAATTCAAGACGGCGAGCTTGTTCTAAGGCTACAATTGTTTTACCACTGCCTGGAATTCCCAAAACAATTGTACGAGAGAATTTTTTTCTCCGAGACAAGAGTTCAAATTGTTCATGTGTAAGTGCAATCAATTTCTTTTGTTGGGAATTTAGACGTGAGTCGAAGTCTTCAACAAAGTTTAGGTTGACTTGGATTATCTCGTTTACATTTTTCATCTGTTCTTGACTGAGAGGAGGTAGGTTGGGATCTTCTAGATCTTTGATAATTTCTCGCATGGTAAGGTTTTTATTTTTTAATTTGGATTTACCTACAAAAAATTCCTTCTCTTTGTCAGGAACTGGAAAGTCCGATGGATCATTCTTTAGAAAAAATATACAAGATTTAAAATAGGCATCGGGAACAGGATCTTCAAACGAATTGTGATTATTTAGAAATTCTCCAAGAATTTTTCTTCCTGATCGAATCTGATCAACAGGGCCTTTATAGGGTTTATTTTCTTGCTCTTCCCAATTCTTACTTCTTCGGTTGTAAAACTTCCAAGTAGAATCTCGATATCTCCATTTTCCATTTTTCAATTCTATGCAAAGAATCAATTTGGGAGTTACGACTATGAAGTCAATTTCTCGCATAGGAACATCTGGAGTTATAAATTTTACAGAATAATAGACTATTGCTTCACGACCCATTTCTTTTTTGAATCTGGCATGAAAGACGGACTCATTTGAGAAGTCCTTAGTATTCTTGGGATAATATTCTGGAAAAATCATATCTACTTATAAAATTCCTTCTTAATTTGAATAGTCTTTTCATTGACTGTCTATATCCACATAGCATTTTGATTATATGATTATGGATCGCAATTTTCAAAATTTTCAATATCAATTAATTCCAATCATTTGCATGGTTTTTATTTCGATGTCATGTGCATCTGGAAATTTATTTCTAAAGATTGAAGAGAACAGTAGCGGAAGCCTTCAATTCCTTCGCAAGGAGATCAACGATCGTAAATCAATATCTCCTAATTTTATCAAAGGTGGAAAGGGAGAAGAATTGGATTTTCAAATTACCTCTCTAGATGTAAAATTTTCGGAGATCCAAAATTTGGGAATGGATGGATCTGATTTTATTTGGATCGAGAAATTTGAAAATGGAAAAAACCACTATTGCCTACTTTTTACATTGGATACTTCCAAGGATTCTGCTTGGTTTAAATATTTCAACATATCCTCTGTTAGTTTAAAGAAGTTCCAAAATGAAGCGATGAGTCGTGACGATCTTGCACGTTTCAATAATCTGACCGATCATGTTGTCTGGGAGATATCGCTTCCGGGTGAGATAATTTCGGTAAAAGACTACGAACCTTTAGGACCCGATTGGTGGATTTCGATCCAGAGTGGGCGTAAAGCAATCTTGAAAATCCCAGCAATTGATATTCTGAACAGTCGCAGAAAGTTTTCCACATATGAGGTTTGTTCTTCCGTGAGACATAAGTCGAATTAGGAAGAAGATAAAGTTTAAAGTTTTATCCAGATTCTTCGATCTTCTACACAGGTAGAGAAAATGAATCTGGGACATATTTCAACAAAACATCAAGAGGATAATTACAAAATCCTAAACGAAGTGTCCGCAGCTGCGGAAATCGAGAATTTGCCCCTCCGACGTGAGGAATCTCCATTTCTTCAAATTCTTACAAGCAATAGAAAAGAGTCATTTGATCCTTTGAGTTCACAATTCGATACCTTGAAGAACGCAACCAAGGCTCAATTAAACCAAGAGACCGCATGGAAGCCACTTTCATCTGGATCCGATGATCCATATTCCTTTGAGGCAAGGCAAGCGGCGAACACATCGTACGGAAATAATTATTCTTCTTATGAACCGATAGGCAAGAGTGCAGATAATTCCACTCTATCCAACGATATTGCAAATGATTACCCTGGATATAAGTCCAGTGATTCCAATAATGAGATAGTTGATTCCGAAGACTGGAATGCCTCCTTGGAGAACGAAAAAGTTGATGAAAATTCTGATTCAGAATCTTTTACAACTCAGGATAAATCTGAATCTACAAAAAATACCATTGGTGCTTCTGATAAAGAAATCAATGAAGAGAGCGCAATGGAAGTCCAAGGCGGAAATACCGACATTTCTTGGATGTCGATGATTTTGAATTCATTGGGAATCAAAAATTCTGGGTCCGAATCTTCGCAAAAACAAACTACTTCTGACTCTGAAATAAAAATCGAAACTTCGAAACTCGATTCCGAATCGCAAAAAAAATCAAATGCTAATTTGGAAAAAAATTCTCAAGAAGAAAAACTCGCAACCAATAAAGAAGTCTCAAACGAATTGAAATCTTTTGAGAAAAAGATTCTAACATCCAGTGATCTAATGGAAAAAATCCAAAGAAGCAAAGAGATGATATCTTCTAAATCCAAATCAGAAAAAAATGATGTTGATTCCAAGGATTCTATAGCTTTGCAATCTAAAGAAATTTTGTCCCAAGACTTGGATGAGAAAACAAATTCTTCAAAAATAAAACAAGATAAGAATGCGCAATCGAATCCAAATTCTATAATCAAGAATGAGAACCTAACTGAAAATTCTGATAAAAATGTCTCCGACGGGAAATCATCGCAAGCAAGAAACATTTTGACCAATGAGAAAGATAACAAGAACATTGCAGATCGTCCGGAGAGATTAGAGTTCACAAAAGAAGTGAACAAATGGGATATCCAAAAAGAAAAAAACATTCAATCTGAGAAATCTTCAGCCAACACAAATAATTTAAAAGATGGTTTGGAATCTATAACAAATTCACAGACATCAAGTAAAGGTGATGGTAACCGTGATGATTCTAATTTTCAACAGAAATCTGATTTTATGAAAACCATGCTTTCTAAAAAAGCGGACGAATCGAATCCATTAGCGGAAAGGTTCTCTAAAGATGAAATCAAAGAGAATATGAATCGATTGGTTGAGAAAGCAAAAATCCAAATCATTAGTCAAGGCAAAAGCCAGGCAGAAATTCGAATGAATCCTCAAGATTTGGGAAGAATGATTTTGAAAATCAATGTGAACCAAGATAAAGTTGAAGGAAGAATCTTAGTGGATTCGGAAGCAGTGAAGGCCGCACTTCAATCTGATATGAGCGGTCTCAAAGAAGAATTGAGAAATCAAGGTTTGAATTTACTATCACTTAGCATTGATGTGGATTTGGGTTCTCAAGCAGATTTTGGTGGCAATAAAGAAGCCATGAAGTTTGGAGAAGAATGGATTCGTAAGTCGAATGAAGAGAAGATTGAATTGTATGAACCAAATGCACGTTATGTGGACCCGAATTCTTTACTGGATATAGTAGCTTAGGATATTAAAATGCCAAACGTTGAATCAGCTAGAAACCAATATCTAAATTCTGATAGAAATATCAATATTCAAGACCATTTGAATAAACTGGAAAAGGAAGAAAAATCTGGACTCAAAGGTATTGAAATCCGTGAAAGTGCCAAGCAACTAGGTAAGGATGATTTTCTGAAATTATTGATTACCCAATTGTCTTCTCAGGATCCTACATCTCCAATGAAAGACCAAGATTTTATTGCACAGATGGCTCAATTTTCATCGCTCGAACAGATGAAAAATATTTCTTCCGGAATTTCACGAATGGAAGCTAAGCAAGCATACAGCGTTGTTGGGAAATTGATTTCTGGCCCAGACTTAGTTACAGGTGATGATGTTGTAGGAATTGCTGCGGCAATTTTCTTTGATGGCGAGGGCAAAACGTACGCTCGAGTCAATGGAAGAACAGTTGATATAGAAAAAATAAACCTTATTAGTGATCCAACTCTTATGGAGAATGGAGGACAGAAGCAAGCGCCTCAAGGAATTCCATCCAATCAAGAACCGAATGTTATTCCTTCGAATCAAGCTGCTCCAGTTAATCCATCTAATCAGATGCAGAATCCTAATCCTGCTAATCAATCATCGAGCGAAGCTCTATCTAGCCCAGCCAATTCTATTGCACAGGACAATTTGTCCGAACAAGAATTGAATCCAATGAATCCTAAAAAGCAAGATAGCACAACGGAAGAATTTCTCCGCAATTCTATAAATTCCAATACAAATAAAAATTTTCCTGCAGGTAATGTAGGAGATGAAAGTATACCAGGTTATCGACCGTTAGCTGGGAAAAATATTCCCTATCAAGATTAAGTTTTTTGTAAATATGACGATTTTTATGTTAAGAGTAAGAGGGTATAAATTATGATGAGGTCACTGTATTCCGGAGTTTCCGGATTGAAAAACCATCAAGTGCGCATGGATGTGATTGGAAATAATATTTCCAATGTTAACACACATGGTTTTAAGACCGAAAGGGTAACCTTTCAAGATATGATCTCTCAAGAGTTATCTGGCGCATCTGAGCCAAAAGATAATATTGGTGGAATCAATCCTAAACAAGTAGGTTTGGGATCGCTGATCGCAGCTATTGATAAAATCATGACACAGGGTTCACTACAAACAACCGGCAAGAATACGGATGTTGCAATATCTGGTGAAGGGTTCTTTGTCGTTAAGAACGGTGATAAAGAATTCTATACAAGAGCGGGCGCCTTCAACGTTGACAAGAACGGATACTATGTCAACCCAGCAACTGGTGTAAAAGTACAAGGTTGGAATGCAAGACGTGATGAAGATGGAAACAAATTCATTAACACAGCATCCTCTGTTGAAGATATAGTTATTCCTCTATATTCTAAAGAGCCTGCTAAAGCTACAACCAATGTGGATTTTCAATCCAACTTGAATGCAGCAGCACTTGCAGTTCCTCCGGATGCAACGGATGAAGAAATTCAAAAGTATATCAATGATCCTGATCCAAATAAGAGAAGAGGTCATTTAACTTCTATTAAAGTTTATGATGACCAAGGAAATACACGTCAATTAGAAGTAACTCTTTGGAAAGTTAGAGAAAATACTTGGAAAGCAAAATTCAATGTTTCTGACTCAAGCCAACTGTCCATTGATGTGAAGGGAACTGGCGGCGAGAATACTCAGATTCCTGGCAATGTGGAACTTGAGCTTGGCTTTAGTCCAGACGGACGAATTGTATCCGTTTCTGACGGAGTCGATAGTATGGCTGCAGGCAAGTTGAATGCTCAAGTAACAATGAGAATTGATGGCAATCCAACTCCTCAATCTTTTACAATGAATTTTGGTGATGCAGGTCTTGTGAACGGAGTAACTCAGTACTCAAGTGATTTTACAACGAAAGCTGTGAACCAAGATGGATATCCAATGGGTTATATGGAAGCTTTCTCCATTGACGACACTGGAACTGTGACTGGAGTATTCTCAAATGGCGTGCGTCAACCTCTTGCGACAATCGCAATGGCAACTTTTACTAACCCAGCGGGTTTGAATAAAGTTGGGGACACAATGTTCAGCTATTCTCTAAACTCTGGTGAAGCGAATATTGGTGAAGCGGGACTTGCAGGAAAAGGCAAAATCAATGCAGGTCTTTTAGAAATGTCGAATGTGGATCTATCCGATCAATTCACTGATATGATCGTTACCCAGAGAGGCTTTCAAGCCAATTCCAGAACCATTGTAACATCTGACCAGATGATTCAAGAAGTTCTAGGTCTCAAAAGGTAAGCTTTAAAAATTCTTGATGCCTAAAACGCTTCCAGGAAGCTGGAAGCGTTGGAAACTCGCAAAAAAATCTTTCTCATAACAATCCTTGCTCTAGGGATTCTTATCTTCATTCTCCCCTTAGCTTTTGGGAATCCTTTCAATCAATCCTTTCAGCGAATTGGTTTTATCAATTATAATTCTAATGAGTCTAGTTTTTCTAGGAAAGAAATTTCTGATTCTTTAGATAACGATTTTTCTTTTAAAGAAAGACCAATTACAGTAGCTATCTACCCGATCGATATTCAAGCGATTCCTTTAGATGCATTCGCAATTGGAATTCAGGATATATGGTCATCCTGGATGATGACAAGTCCATCTTTGGTTTACATCAATTCGAAATCTCATCCGATTGCAGAAGAAATTACTAAGCCTTTAGCATCCATGCGTATTTTTGCAAGGAGCTTGAATGTTGACTATTTGTACTCAGCAAAGCTCAATTTAGTAGACGGTAAACTTTTTATCACACCCATTCTTTACGACCGGGCGGATGATTTGATTCTAAAAGGCAAAACAGTTTTTCTTGCTGAAGACAATCTCTATGAATCAATTCTCGATTCTTTATTTGGTTTATACAACTTAACATCTTCGAATCTAAAAACCAAAAACGCAATCACTTCGATTGAACCAGGTGATCTTGTTTTTGAAAGATACAATCCGTCCGCAGATAGTTTGATTCTATATTTCAAAATGCTTCAAAAAATTGAAAATGCAAAATCTCAATCCCTTTCAGATTGGGAAGATCTAGCAAAAAGAGAACCATTCTTTTGGAATCCATGGTCGTATTATATAAAGGTTCGATTTGCTGGAAAAGAAGAATCATATGATGCGAAGTATTTTCTTGAGAATTTAGGTAAAAAAGGATCAAAACAGTTCCACTTTCAATTAGCTAATATCTCCAGTGAATATGCGGAAATTTGTTTAAAAAAGAATAACCGCTACCAAGTAGTTGGATTATTAGACCTTGCAAGAAGTTTTTACTTATCGTCGGCGAAGACCTATACATTAGAATATGCAAATTTTCTAAGAATCTCAAGCCTGTATTCTCTAATCGAAAAGAACCCAACGGCTGCAAGACTTGATTTATTGAATGCTCAAGAAATCTATACTAGACTTGGACAGAAAAATCATCCATATTATATCAGCAACCAATTCCAGTTGGCTCAATTGTATAGGGAAAATGGACAATCTGCACTTGCAATCATCGAGTTGGAAGATGCACTCAATTCTTCACAGATTAGTCAAAATAGTGAAATACAAAATTCTTACTTTATCTATGCACAGGCGCTATACAATCTTGGAACTCTGAATCTAGAACTCAATCGAGCGAAGGAAGCCGAATCTCGCTTTCTAAAACTGATTGGAATACTACAAGACAATGGTCAAGCAAACTCCGATTTGATGCTTGCTACTCGAGTGAATCTTGGTGCAACATATATAAAGCAGAGATTATGGAATCAGGTGATTTTAAACGGGCTTAAGTTGGATACTGATTTGAAGATACTGGGTCTAGACAAGTCGGATTACGATTCTAAGAATCTCTACAACCTAGCAATGGGTTATGGAATTAAGCAAGCGACTGAAACTGCAAAATTGTACTACGATAGCTATTCTAAAATTACACCATATTCTAAAATTCGACCATATTCAACTATAGCAAATCTTGTGAACTATTCGAATCTACTAAATGGTTCTCAAGAAGTTTTGAATCTGGAAAGCCTAGAACCTGAAACGTTTGAGACAAAAAATACCTATTCAATACCATCGCAAGATATATTGACTGAACCAGAATTGACGCTTCTCCGTTCGTTTACTGGGAAGTATCGAATAGGTGGGCAGACTCAAGAAATTCGTGCAAGAACTTATTCAGATCGGCTAGAAGACCATGATATATTTTTATCGATGCTTCTCGGTAAGAAACAATCAACATCGCCTGAGATGACTCAATTGAAAAAGCTTTTAAAAATCCAACCTAAGCACCGAACCGGAGAAGATATTGTATTTATAGATATTGGACCTGCTTTAGGAAACTTGACTCAACCTGCCATTACATCAATAAGCCTTGCTCGATTGTTTCCAAATATGAATATGGTGTTACTCGAATTACCAGAAGAAGTCAATTTCTTTTTTACAAAAACGGAACAAACGGCAAGAGACAATCTATTAGCATATGATAATATCCGAATCATATCGGGTGATGGTGTAACTCCTCTTAAGAATTGGTTTGCATCTCCTAAAGGTTGGGTGTTGGAGAATCGAAGCATTCCGAAAATAACCAATAAACTAATAATCCTAAGAGCTGCAAATTCGATCGATATTTATGAGCCATTCTCCAAGGTTTATCCTTTTCTCGAATCGATTGTAAAAGATTATTCGGATGAAACTGTAATTTTATTTTTTAACAGAACCATTCTGGTTAAGCCTAAATATTTAAACCGATTTATGATAGTCGGTTCTCAATCACTTCGTGGTTTCTATCACAACAGTCAGAGCTTGGATCGGCAAGGTGATCCACCTTATTGGTTGTCTTCAACTGCCCTTGGCAAAGGAGGATTCTAAATATGGATCCAATATCAAGTTTATACATTCTTCTTGGATTGATTGGTTCTGTAGTTTTTTACACTTATTGGCTTGAGTTTATCAATCGCTCGAACACTTATCCAAGAAATTGGATCATGCTTTATATTATGAATATTTTCTTGCATATGATAAAGGCAATTCTTATCGATGATAAGATTCTAGACTTAAATTTATTTCCTATTTTCGCTTATGCTAATATTAACTTTACAATATTTTTTGTCTTTGCTACAATATTTTTGTCAGATCGAAATTTATCCGTGCAAATTGTATTTCTAATATTGATCTCCATTGTAACTCAGCCTTTATTTTTTGATAAACTAGTTGATATAGATTCATTTGGAACTGCAAGAATCTTCTTTTCTCTAGGAAGTATGTTAGTTGTTGGAATTGTTTTTTTATACAAGTCTTTTGTGACAAATCTAACAATTTCAATAAATTCATCAGAAGATAAAAGTCAGCGACTCAAGGCAGAAATAGATTCTCCATTTAATGTAAGCAAATTGTCTAGCGCATCCATTTTTCTATTTTCTTATGGCTATCTTCCATTGGTTTTTTTGCAGATGGGTCTTGCTGATAATAATAACAATTATGAGATTGGTTGGATGGAAAATATCCGATCCTTGAGTGTGATCTTTATTATGAGCTTGTCTTCTGCATTTTTTGCATGGATAGTTGGTTGTTTCCAAGGCAAATCTAGATCCGATGAATTGGATTGGACGATCATAACAGGTGCGAACACTGGACTTGTGGTTGGCTGCTCCTTACCTATGCAGGCTCCCATTTGGTATTTAATTCTTTTTAGCATATTGATTGGAATGATTGTTGCTTTAATCTATTCAATTGTATTTAGAAAATTAGGAAATCCATTGCTTAGCTTTCAAGTCATTAGTTTGCTCTTAGGTGGAATGATTGGGTTTATGAGTTTGCCTTTGATCAATAATCCAGACCAAAGTTCTTATGAATTATTGATTTTTGTAATGGATCGAGTATATGTTTCTATTCTGATCATATTTGTTTCTGCAATTTTAACATGGATAGGAATCGGACTCGGAATTCTTATCGATAAGTTTCAATTTGGAATCGATCATAAAAATTCATAGCTTTGCTTGTAGGATTCAAAAAATATTTTTCTAAATTTCTGAATTTTTAAACATATAATTCATCTAATCTGTAGTTTATTATGCTCGAACCTACTTTTACTCAACGCCACTAAAAAGTGCAGTTATCAGTGATTTGAAATGGTTACCTCTTTCTTCAAAATTTTTGAATTGATCAAAGCTTGCACATGCTGGACTCAAAATCACTTGGTTCATCGATTCGGGATCTCTTGTCCATAGACTGCGGATTTGTATTAATGCTTCTGTCATTGTTTCGGGATAGCTCACTCTATTTCCGAGAATTTGAAAATCTTTTTTCCATTGGGTTCTTGCTTCACCATAAATATAAAAATGTCCAGGGATTTTTTGTAAAATGGAAACAAGATGTTCCATTGACTCACCTTTTGGTCTACCTCCTAATAAGAGATGCAAATTCCCATTTTTTAAATCATAATTTTCTAACCAAGCAAGCAAACTATGCAAGTTTGTTGATTTAGAATCGTTGATAAAATTCCATTGATTGGCTTTTAGAACTTTTTCAAATCGGTGATTGAGTCCTTGAAAAGTTTTGATCTGATCAGCAATTGATTCTGGATCTGCTGACATGGATTCGGCGAGCAGGATCGCTGCAGCTAAGTTTTCATAATTATGAGTTCCTTCTAAGCTAAATTCATGAAAAGAATACTCATAATTTCGGGTTCGTATGATTTTTTTCTCTAAATAAATGAAAGCATCGGAATCTGGATCGAAACCAAATTTCCATATTTTGCATTTGCAGTTTTCTAAGTAGGGAGATATCTGCAACCAAGTATCGTTTTTCGTTATTAAATGATGATCGGGATTATTCTGATCAACAATTTTTACCTTTGCTCGAATGTAGTTTTCCAAATTTCCATGTCTTTCAAGATGATCAGGCGCAATATTTAGAATCGCAGAAGATTCTAGATTTAGGGATTGGGAGTCTTCTAATTGATAGCTGGATAATTCCAAAACTACCATTTCATGATCGCTCAAGCATATTTCACTGAAGGCTTTACCAATATTTCCTCCAGGTACAACAGTCGGATAATTTGTTTTTAGAAGATGTGCTGTGAGGGCTGTTGTTGTAGATTTACCATCGGTGCCTGTAATTCCTAATATTCGATTTTTATAAAATGATTTCGCCAAATCAATTTCTGAGATGATAGAAATTCCTCTCTCTCTTGCAAGGACAAGCCAGGGATGTGATGGGGAAACTCCTGGGCTTTTTACAATTTTGTCCACATCTTCGGGCTTTAGAAGCTTACTTGCCAATTCTTCCGTATCAAGGACTGCGTTTTCAGCGGATCGATCAACTAGACTTGCCGAAAATCCTTTTTGAGACAGCAGATTGAGTGCTGCAAGTCCCGAGATTCCCCCACCGAGAACGAACGATTTTTTAATTTCTGTTTCCATGCAAATTTCCAAAAACTCTTGTTGACTACAGAATTCTATCTTTTTTAAATGTAACTAAATAAGCTTAAAGGTCCTAATAAATTGCTGAAACATAATACAACAAATGGAATTCTCGTAGTCTACCTTGAAGGCAGGCTTGATGTCTCGGTTGCAAACGAGGTGGAAGAGGGCTTGGCGGATCTAATTGACAATGGTGGACATACCAAAGTCCTTTTGAACATGAAAGATGTTGATTACATGTCTTCCTCTGGTTTTAGAGCGTGCATTTCCACTCTTCGTAAGCTCAACTCCAAAGATGGGGCTTTAAAGATCTGTAATATTAAGCCAGCTGTTAAGAGAATATTTGATGTAATCGAGCTGACATCTTTATTTGATATTTCCGAAACTGAAGAAGAAGCAATTTCTTCTTTCTAAATAGGTTCACCCACAACGAATCCTATACTTCATAAGATTGTAGAAACGAAAAAATCTGAGATACAGAGAATATCTATCTCAGATTTGCCACTAGCCCCAAAACCCATTTCCGATTTTTCAAAAAGTCTTAGGACAGGCGGATTCCCTGCGATTATTGCAGAATGCAAGAAAATGAGTCCTTCGGCTGGAATCATTCGAGAGGATTATGATCCTGTATCTATTGCGAAGATTTATGAAAAATCTGGTGCTCGTGCAATTTCAGTTTTAACGGACAATTTGTATTTTGGCGGGTCACTGCAAGACCTGCAGGACGTCGCAAATGCTGTAAATCTTCCGGTAATTCGGAAAGACTTCATCATTGACAAAAGCCAGATCTTAGAAGCTCGAGCTTACTCTGCTTCGGCAATTCTTTTGATTGTACGCATTTTGACAGAAGCCCAATTGCAAGAACTTTACGATTACAGTATGTCACTTGGTATGGGCGTACTCGTCGAAACTCACAATCGTGAAGAGGTTGAGACTGCTCTTCGAATTGGAGCAGATGTGATAGGAATCAATACCCGAGATCTGGATCATTTTAAAATTTATCCAAAATTGATTGAAGAACTATCAGATCTTATACCCAAAGAAAAAATTCGTATTGGTGAGTCAGGTATTCACAATCGTTCAGATTGGGAGAACCTTCAAGGTAAAGTTGATGGATTTCTTGTTGGATCTTATTTTATGAAATCACCTGATATTGAAAAAGCTTACAAAGATTTGTTTCTTTAGTGATAATTTCTTTCGAGAAATCCTATTCATTCTTATTAAACCAAACTATCCAGAATCACTCTAAATTTTTATATGCATTCAAATGATTATTCAAAGTAAATTTTCTACGAATTAAAATAAGTACAATCAATCCGAAACAAGAAAGTGCAATTGAAGCTGGA of Leptospira sp. GIMC2001 contains these proteins:
- the trpC gene encoding indole-3-glycerol phosphate synthase TrpC; amino-acid sequence: MGSPTTNPILHKIVETKKSEIQRISISDLPLAPKPISDFSKSLRTGGFPAIIAECKKMSPSAGIIREDYDPVSIAKIYEKSGARAISVLTDNLYFGGSLQDLQDVANAVNLPVIRKDFIIDKSQILEARAYSASAILLIVRILTEAQLQELYDYSMSLGMGVLVETHNREEVETALRIGADVIGINTRDLDHFKIYPKLIEELSDLIPKEKIRIGESGIHNRSDWENLQGKVDGFLVGSYFMKSPDIEKAYKDLFL